One genomic window of Actinoalloteichus hoggarensis includes the following:
- a CDS encoding PPOX class F420-dependent oxidoreductase: MAVVFDEETRTLLNGRDFATVATINGDGGPQTSVVWTTSDGETVLFSIKAGSRKARNLARDPRVSRTVYARADPYRSVDIRGTVELIEDREKSLPRTLSHKYVEEDPPAEPADVLRLIVRVTPQKITGFSR, translated from the coding sequence ATGGCGGTGGTATTCGATGAGGAGACACGCACGCTCTTGAACGGGAGGGACTTCGCCACCGTCGCGACGATCAACGGCGACGGCGGGCCGCAGACCTCGGTGGTCTGGACGACGAGCGACGGAGAGACGGTGCTCTTCTCCATCAAGGCCGGGAGCAGGAAGGCCCGGAACCTCGCCAGGGATCCACGCGTCAGCCGCACCGTCTATGCCAGAGCGGACCCATACCGATCGGTGGACATCCGAGGCACTGTCGAGTTGATCGAGGACCGGGAGAAGTCGCTGCCCCGCACGCTCTCCCACAAGTACGTCGAGGAGGATCCGCCCGCGGAGCCTGCCGACGTGCTCCGGCTGATCGTCCGGGTGACACCCCAGAAGATCACCGGCTTCTCTCGCTGA